The Flavobacterium psychrophilum genome includes a region encoding these proteins:
- a CDS encoding ABC transporter substrate-binding protein: MRNLYYLLFFVALSVSGCKNDTKRTTDKNVAVINTITHANGLQIYRYDGYTVVKVTNPWPEAQQGFTYVMHKKGTTVPDSLRQYITVQVPLKTVVVTSTTHIPSLELFNAETTLTGFPGTDFISSKKTRARIDSGKVKEAGANETLNTEVLIDLAPDAVVGFSISGTNKALATLEQSGLKVLYNGDWTEQTPLGKAEWIKFFGALYDQEDKADKLFADIEKQYNDALRLAQKATTKPTVLGGAMFQDQWYLPQGGSWAALFLKDAKSNYLWADTEGTGSLTLSFETVLDKAQDADVWVGPGQFTTYKEMTDANPHYAQFKAFKTKNVYSYSSKKGATGGLLYFELAPTRPDLVLKDLIAILHPELMPGYQLHFFEKLK, from the coding sequence ATGAGAAACCTATATTACCTTCTATTTTTTGTAGCATTATCAGTTTCAGGCTGCAAAAACGACACAAAACGCACTACCGATAAAAACGTAGCGGTTATCAATACTATAACACACGCCAATGGCCTGCAGATTTACCGTTACGACGGTTACACTGTGGTAAAAGTTACTAATCCGTGGCCGGAAGCACAGCAGGGTTTCACCTATGTTATGCATAAAAAAGGAACTACCGTACCTGATAGCCTTAGGCAATATATCACCGTTCAGGTACCGCTTAAAACAGTAGTGGTAACCTCAACAACCCATATTCCGTCACTGGAACTATTTAACGCCGAAACTACACTTACAGGTTTTCCTGGAACTGATTTTATATCTTCCAAAAAAACCAGGGCTCGCATTGACAGCGGAAAAGTAAAAGAAGCAGGTGCCAACGAAACCCTTAACACCGAAGTACTTATTGACCTTGCTCCCGATGCTGTAGTAGGTTTTAGCATAAGCGGTACCAATAAAGCGCTGGCTACACTGGAACAAAGCGGACTTAAAGTGTTATACAACGGCGACTGGACAGAGCAAACACCTCTTGGCAAAGCCGAATGGATCAAATTCTTTGGTGCATTATACGACCAGGAAGATAAAGCCGACAAACTGTTTGCCGATATAGAAAAACAGTATAACGATGCCCTTAGGCTTGCACAAAAAGCAACTACAAAACCTACTGTTTTGGGTGGGGCTATGTTTCAGGATCAGTGGTATTTGCCACAGGGCGGAAGCTGGGCTGCACTCTTTTTAAAAGATGCAAAATCCAATTACCTGTGGGCTGATACCGAAGGTACAGGAAGCCTTACATTGTCTTTTGAAACAGTATTAGACAAGGCTCAGGATGCCGACGTATGGGTAGGCCCTGGTCAGTTTACCACTTACAAAGAAATGACAGATGCTAATCCGCATTATGCACAGTTTAAGGCATTCAAAACTAAAAATGTATATTCGTACAGCAGTAAAAAGGGCGCAACAGGCGGACTTTTGTATTTCGAGCTTGCCCCGACCCGTCCCGATCTGGTGCTTAAAGACCTAATCGCTATCTTGCACCCCGAATTAATGCCGGGTTACCAGCTGCACTTTTTCGAAAAACTAAAATAA
- a CDS encoding iron ABC transporter encodes MHNKKRNIALFTLLGIALLLLFLVNVSLGSIRIPFQDVVKSLTGGEAGKTTWQYIIVNYRLPKAITAVLVGMALSVSGLLMQTLFRNPLAGPDVLGLSSGASLGVAFVLLGAGLLPGILAGFFLSPYGIVMASTIGSCIVLLAILVVSQRLRDTMAILIIGLMFTGFTGAIVNVLTYFSSAEQLQKFTFWALGSLGNLPWQHIIILAVTCVIGLCMAAFCIKPLDALLLGERYAKSMGINFNRTRLIIILATSLLTGTITAFTGPITFIGLVVPHIAKLIFKTSSHLVLYAATILLGAIIVLICDTCTQMPGREFVLPINAITSIIGAPIVIWLLMRKQKIMY; translated from the coding sequence TTGCACAACAAAAAACGGAATATAGCATTGTTTACCCTATTGGGCATTGCCCTGCTATTGCTGTTTCTGGTAAATGTTAGTTTAGGCTCAATCCGTATTCCGTTTCAGGATGTAGTAAAAAGCCTTACCGGTGGCGAAGCAGGTAAAACCACCTGGCAATACATCATAGTAAATTACCGGCTTCCAAAAGCCATTACCGCTGTATTGGTTGGCATGGCACTTTCGGTGAGTGGTCTGCTTATGCAAACACTCTTCCGTAACCCGCTGGCGGGCCCCGATGTTTTAGGACTAAGCTCAGGCGCAAGCCTTGGTGTTGCCTTTGTACTACTCGGCGCAGGTCTATTGCCGGGTATACTGGCAGGCTTTTTCCTTTCGCCGTATGGCATAGTAATGGCATCAACTATAGGAAGTTGTATTGTACTGCTTGCTATACTTGTTGTTTCGCAACGATTACGGGATACAATGGCTATACTTATAATCGGGCTAATGTTTACCGGCTTTACAGGAGCTATAGTGAACGTGCTGACTTATTTTAGCAGTGCCGAACAATTACAAAAATTTACGTTTTGGGCTTTAGGAAGCCTGGGTAACCTGCCGTGGCAGCATATCATTATACTGGCTGTTACGTGCGTAATCGGGCTTTGTATGGCGGCCTTCTGCATAAAACCACTTGATGCTTTATTGTTGGGTGAACGTTATGCCAAAAGCATGGGTATTAACTTTAACAGGACAAGGCTAATAATTATACTGGCTACCAGCCTGCTTACAGGAACAATTACAGCTTTTACAGGCCCTATAACTTTTATAGGCCTGGTAGTGCCACACATAGCCAAACTTATTTTTAAAACCAGCAGCCACCTCGTTTTATACGCAGCTACAATACTACTGGGTGCTATTATAGTTTTGATTTGCGATACCTGTACACAAATGCCGGGCAGGGAATTTGTACTGCCTATCAATGCTATAACATCTATTATCGGTGCGCCAATAGTTATATGGCTGCTAATGCGTAAACAGAAAATAATGTATTAG